A DNA window from Ictidomys tridecemlineatus isolate mIctTri1 unplaced genomic scaffold, mIctTri1.hap1 Scaffold_197, whole genome shotgun sequence contains the following coding sequences:
- the LOC144372943 gene encoding LOW QUALITY PROTEIN: transcription factor 7-like (The sequence of the model RefSeq protein was modified relative to this genomic sequence to represent the inferred CDS: inserted 1 base in 1 codon; substituted 1 base at 1 genomic stop codon), translating into MPQLDSGGGGAGGGDDLGAPDELLAFQDXGEEQDKSRDSAAGPERDLAELKSSLVNESEGAAEGSGIPGTGARARSEAEVGAEALGREHTSQRLFPDKLPESLEDGLKAPECSSGMYKETVYSAFNLLMHYPPASGAGQHPQPQPPLNKANQPTHSVPQLSPLYEHFSSPHPTPAPSDINQKQGVHRPLQTPDLSGFYSLTSSSMGQLPHTVSWFTHPSLMLGSGVPGHPAAIPHPAIVPTSGKQELQPYDRSLKTQAESKAEKEAKKPTIKKPLNAFMLYMKEMRAKVIAECTLKESAAINQILGRRWHALSREEQAKYYELARKERQLHMQLYPGWSAQDNYGKKKRWSREKHQESTXRRKKKCIRYLPGEGRCPSPVPSDDSALGCPRSQAPQDSPSYLLPLFPTELLASPVESAPTSPRLSTILSLPAPGPPQAPHSTLQNTQVQQQESQRQAA; encoded by the exons ATGCCGCAGCTGGACTCCGGCGGGGGCGGCGCGGGCGGCGGCGACGACCTAGGAGCGCCCGACGAGCTGCTGGCCTTCCAGGACTAGGGCGAGGAGCAGGACAAGAGTCGCGACAGCGCCGCGGGCCCTGAGCGCGACCTGGCAGAACTCAAGTCGTCGCTCGTGAATGAGTCAGAGGGCGCGGCCGAAGGCTCTGGGATCCCGGGTACCGGCGCCAGAGCACGCAGCGAGGCCGAGGTCGGGGCCGAGGCTCTGGGACGGGAGCACACTTCGCAGAGACTTTTCCCGGACAAACTTCCAGAGTCTCTGGAGGACGGCCTGAAGGCCCCAGAGTGCTCCAGCGGCATGTACAAAGAGACTGTCTACTCCGCCTTCAATCTGCTCATGCACTACCCACCCGCCTCAGGAGCAGGGCAGCATCCCCAGCCGCAGCCTCCACTGAACAAGGCCAATCAGCCAACTCACAGTGTCCCCCAACTGTCTCCTCTCTACGAACATTTCAGCAGCCCACACCCCACACCTGCACCTTCGGACATCAACCAGAAACAAGGAGTTCACAGGCCTCTGCAGACCCCTGACCTCTCTGGCTTCTACTCTCTGACCTCAAGCAGCATGGGACAGCTCCCTCATACTGTGAGCTGGTTTACCCACCCATCCTTGATGCTGGGCTCTGGTGTCCCTGGTCACCCAGCAGCCATCCCCCACCCGGCCATTGTGCCCACCTCAGGGAAGCAGGAGCTGCAGCCCTATGACCGCAGCTTGAAGACACAAGCAGAATCCAAGGCAGAGAAGGAGGCTAAGAAGCCAACCATTAAGAAGCCCCTCAACGCGTTCATGCTGTACATGAAAGAGATGAGAGCCAAGGTCATTGCAGAGTGCACACTCAAGGAGAGCGCCGCCATTAACCAGATTCTAGGTCGCAGGTGGCATGCACTGTCAAGGGAAGAACAGGCCAAGTATTATGAATTGGCCCGTAAAGAGAGGCAGCTGCACATGCAACTATACCCAGGCTGGTCAGCGCAGGACAACTACGGGAAAAAGAAGAGGTGGTCAAGGGAAAAGCATCAAGAATCTA acaggaggaaaaagaaatgcattcGGTACTTACCCGGAGAAGGCCGCTGCCCCAGCCCCGTTCCTTCCGATGACAGTGCTCTAGGCTGCCCTAGGTCCCAAGCTCCCCAAGACTCACCCTCATACCTTCTGCCCCTCTTCCCCACAGAACTGCTTGCTAGCCCAGTGGAGTCGGCACCAACATCCCCACGTCTCTCCACTATTCTCAGTCTCCCTGCCCCTGGACCACCACAGGCCCCTCACAGCACCCTGCAGAACACACAAGTACAGCAACAGGAATCTCAGAGGCAGGcggcctag